A genomic region of Caloramator mitchellensis contains the following coding sequences:
- a CDS encoding M15 family metallopeptidase has translation MRRLFFKILLFYLLLFILIKIPVFANEVSKKFIVKVNNKIIDVNNYIVYKDGRFVAKNTSTKAISNNKFLINFDGINFYIELINDKEPFAILSVSNAICEIKHNQLIINKSSLNKTDYFYLNISLKNKIIIINSKKIILDNSQYMKIVNKNNPLASNFIPKDLVYLKGKINAEVTNSMRLKRNAAMQLGSMIKEANRNGVRDFVIRSAYRSYNDQTNIYTSYLNRFKKIYPNDYRIITAKYVQKPGMSEHQTGLAIDISSKSRNNYSSFEQTNHYKWLKQNSWKYGFIIRYPKDKTKITGISFEPWHLRYVGEPFAELLYRNNWALEEFTNHISKEKFIVFKSYQGIYYLITDNKYKLLK, from the coding sequence TTGCGTCGACTATTTTTTAAAATTTTACTATTTTATCTTTTATTATTTATTTTAATAAAAATTCCTGTTTTTGCCAATGAAGTCTCAAAAAAATTTATAGTTAAAGTTAACAATAAAATTATAGATGTAAACAATTATATTGTATATAAGGATGGTCGTTTTGTAGCAAAAAATACAAGCACAAAGGCTATTAGTAATAATAAGTTCTTAATAAATTTTGATGGTATAAATTTTTATATTGAATTAATAAATGATAAAGAACCATTTGCAATATTATCAGTATCAAATGCAATATGTGAAATAAAACATAATCAGTTGATTATTAATAAGTCTTCTCTAAATAAAACAGATTATTTTTACCTCAATATTTCCTTAAAAAATAAAATAATTATAATAAACAGTAAAAAAATAATTTTGGACAATTCACAATATATGAAAATTGTAAATAAAAATAACCCCTTGGCTTCTAATTTTATTCCAAAGGATTTAGTTTATTTAAAGGGAAAGATAAATGCAGAAGTTACAAATAGCATGAGGCTAAAAAGAAACGCAGCTATGCAATTAGGAAGCATGATAAAAGAAGCAAATAGAAATGGAGTGAGAGATTTTGTTATCAGAAGTGCATATAGAAGTTACAATGACCAAACCAATATATACACTTCATATTTAAACAGATTTAAAAAGATATATCCAAATGATTATAGGATTATTACAGCAAAATACGTTCAAAAACCTGGAATGAGCGAACATCAAACTGGTCTTGCTATTGATATTTCTTCAAAAAGTAGGAATAATTACTCATCCTTTGAACAAACAAACCATTATAAATGGTTAAAGCAAAATTCCTGGAAATATGGTTTTATTATAAGATATCCAAAAGACAAAACAAAAATTACTGGTATCTCATTTGAACCATGGCACTTAAGATATGTTGGAGAACCATTTGCAGAACTGTTATATCGAAATAACTGGGCTTTAGAAGAATTTACCAATCACATTTCAAAAGAAAAATTTATTGTATTTAAATCTTATCAAGGAATATACTATTTAATCACGGATAATAAATATAAATTATTAAAATAA
- a CDS encoding nitroreductase family protein: protein MRRFEFDIMPEIKERWSPRSFSNEKISLDDVKALIEAARYAPSCYNEQPWRFIVAYNYKELELVRSILVEQNRIWADNAPVLLVILSKKFFENGKENPWHMFDAGTAWGYLSLEAQRRGLITHAMGGFKRKEAMDRLNISDDYEIAVVVAIGKMGDKEKLPEELKKRENPGERKDVKDLIYNI, encoded by the coding sequence ATGCGAAGGTTTGAGTTTGATATAATGCCTGAAATAAAAGAAAGATGGTCGCCCAGGTCTTTTTCAAATGAAAAAATTTCACTGGACGATGTCAAAGCTCTAATTGAAGCGGCAAGGTATGCACCTTCATGCTATAATGAGCAACCATGGAGATTTATAGTTGCTTACAATTATAAAGAATTGGAATTGGTAAGAAGTATTCTTGTTGAACAGAATAGGATTTGGGCGGATAATGCACCAGTATTATTGGTTATATTATCTAAAAAGTTCTTTGAGAATGGCAAAGAGAACCCATGGCATATGTTTGACGCAGGAACTGCCTGGGGATATTTAAGCCTGGAAGCTCAAAGAAGAGGCCTCATTACTCACGCTATGGGTGGATTTAAACGTAAGGAAGCAATGGATAGATTAAATATTTCCGATGACTATGAAATTGCTGTTGTTGTTGCTATAGGTAAAATGGGGGATAAAGAAAAATTGCCAGAAGAGCTTAAAAAGCGAGAAAATCCTGGAGAGAGAAAAGATGTTAAGGATTTAATTTATAATATATAA
- a CDS encoding cyclase family protein, which translates to MIIDISMDIHPDMQVYKNLEAKKPKIIIQNDFENDDMFESKIEMNLHTGTHIDAPLHFIKNGETIDRINLNNLITKCKVLDFTKCEEKISINDLINKEINKDDFILLKTKNSFGDEFDFNFVYLDKNAAEYLSEIGIKGIGIDGLGIERAQPGHETHKILLSNGIIIIEGLRLKQIVEGEYQLIALPLKILKAEASPARALLVTFT; encoded by the coding sequence ATGATAATTGATATTTCAATGGACATACATCCTGATATGCAGGTTTATAAAAATTTAGAAGCAAAAAAGCCTAAGATAATAATTCAAAATGATTTTGAAAATGACGATATGTTTGAGTCGAAAATTGAAATGAATTTGCATACTGGAACGCATATTGACGCACCACTGCACTTTATTAAAAATGGAGAAACGATTGATAGAATAAACTTAAACAACTTAATAACAAAATGCAAAGTGCTGGATTTTACTAAATGTGAAGAAAAGATTTCAATAAATGATTTAATAAATAAAGAAATTAATAAAGATGATTTTATTTTACTAAAAACCAAAAATTCATTTGGCGATGAATTTGATTTCAATTTTGTTTATTTAGATAAAAATGCAGCAGAATATTTAAGTGAAATTGGAATAAAAGGTATAGGAATTGACGGTCTTGGAATCGAAAGAGCACAACCTGGACATGAAACACATAAAATTCTTCTTAGTAATGGAATAATAATTATAGAAGGGTTAAGGCTTAAACAAATTGTGGAAGGAGAATATCAACTAATTGCCCTTCCACTAAAGATACTGAAAGCCGAGGCTTCCCCTGCAAGGGCATTATTGGTGACATTCACTTGA
- a CDS encoding 4Fe-4S binding protein: protein MGLSYLKNVAKIKIDEKECVGCGICKIVCPHRVIDIVDGTAILKDKDACIECGACASNCPTRAITVDTGVG, encoded by the coding sequence ATGGGACTTAGTTATTTGAAAAATGTTGCTAAAATTAAAATTGATGAAAAGGAATGCGTAGGCTGTGGAATATGCAAAATAGTTTGTCCACATAGAGTTATTGATATTGTTGATGGAACAGCAATTTTGAAGGATAAAGATGCATGTATAGAGTGCGGTGCTTGTGCATCGAATTGCCCGACAAGAGCTATTACTGTAGATACAGGTGTAGGGTGA
- the zwf gene encoding glucose-6-phosphate dehydrogenase — protein sequence MSEISSILVIFGGNGDLTKRKLFPALYNLLSQELLLNNFAVVSVSRTKMTDEDYITKMKESIKEFSRFEYDESVFKELKKRVKYISFDFSSDEGYKNLKLELEKLDSIYKTDGRRIYYLAVAPEYFRIIVEKLKLHKMADDSGKYRVVIEKPFGKDLHSARCLNETITEAFSEKNIYRIDHYLGKEMIQNIMVLRFANFFIESLWSNKYIDNVQISALETVGVENRGGYYDSAGALKDMVQNHILQLLTLVAMEPPVRLDTESIRDEKLKVLKSLMELTPEYIKDNVVRGQYDEGYINGVKVPKYRDEYRVKHNSNTETYVALKLFVNNYRWDGVPFYIRTGKRTNRKLTEVVIQFKNMPKILYYNENKNIVPNVLVIKIQPDEGIYFQFNAKEPGSVSQIIPVKMDFCHSCIFGGNTPESYERLLLDSLKGDSTLFTRWDEVEYSWKFVDAISTLWLNESIDFPNYKAGSIGPKEAENLIKRDNREWWSR from the coding sequence TTGAGTGAAATATCATCAATTTTAGTTATATTTGGTGGAAATGGTGATTTAACAAAGCGAAAACTTTTTCCTGCTTTATATAATTTATTGTCTCAAGAACTGCTATTAAATAATTTTGCTGTAGTTTCAGTTTCAAGGACAAAAATGACTGATGAAGATTATATAACAAAAATGAAGGAATCAATTAAAGAGTTTTCACGTTTTGAATACGATGAAAGCGTCTTTAAGGAGCTAAAAAAGAGGGTTAAATACATCTCGTTTGATTTTTCTTCAGATGAAGGCTATAAGAATCTAAAACTTGAACTTGAAAAATTAGACAGTATATATAAAACCGATGGTAGAAGAATTTACTATTTAGCTGTTGCACCAGAATATTTTAGAATTATAGTTGAAAAATTGAAACTTCATAAAATGGCTGATGATAGTGGGAAATACAGAGTAGTTATTGAAAAACCATTTGGAAAGGATTTGCACTCAGCTAGGTGTTTGAATGAAACTATAACGGAAGCATTTTCAGAAAAAAACATTTATAGAATAGACCATTATTTGGGAAAAGAAATGATACAAAATATTATGGTTCTTAGATTTGCGAATTTTTTTATTGAATCTTTATGGAGCAACAAATATATTGATAATGTTCAAATTTCAGCTCTTGAAACCGTAGGGGTTGAAAATAGAGGAGGTTATTATGATTCCGCTGGAGCTTTGAAGGATATGGTTCAAAATCATATATTACAGCTTTTAACATTAGTAGCAATGGAACCACCTGTTAGACTCGATACAGAAAGTATAAGGGATGAAAAACTTAAGGTTTTAAAATCTCTTATGGAATTAACTCCGGAATACATAAAAGATAATGTTGTAAGAGGACAATACGATGAAGGATATATTAATGGCGTGAAGGTCCCGAAATATAGAGATGAATATAGGGTTAAACATAATTCAAATACAGAAACATATGTTGCATTAAAATTATTTGTGAATAACTATAGATGGGATGGAGTTCCCTTTTATATAAGAACAGGAAAAAGAACTAATAGAAAATTAACTGAGGTTGTTATTCAATTTAAAAATATGCCAAAGATTCTATACTATAATGAAAATAAGAATATAGTTCCTAATGTTCTGGTGATTAAGATTCAACCTGATGAGGGCATATATTTTCAGTTTAATGCGAAGGAACCAGGAAGTGTAAGTCAAATTATACCTGTAAAAATGGACTTTTGTCATAGTTGTATATTCGGTGGGAATACTCCTGAAAGTTACGAAAGGCTGCTTCTTGATAGTCTAAAGGGCGATTCAACTTTATTTACAAGGTGGGATGAGGTTGAGTATTCATGGAAATTTGTTGATGCGATCTCAACGCTCTGGTTAAATGAAAGCATTGATTTCCCAAATTATAAGGCAGGCAGCATCGGACCTAAAGAAGCAGAAAATTTGATTAAAAGAGATAATAGGGAATGGTGGTCAAGATGA
- a CDS encoding metallophosphoesterase, producing MKKVLILLLFFFIYLLFEISTLAINSVEIKTEKINGEVKILQISDYHDSKFHSKFIINAIRRSKPDIIVITGDLIDQSTKSIDRVMNLIDEIVAINKKIYYVPGNHEYYSGLKIKLLGELQKRGVIVLINKNTKISVGMENINLCGIDDFLTGNYDIKSALFNIDKNNFTILLSHSPDVIIKNRNIDVDLILSGHTHGGQIRLPLIGALVAPGQGFLPEYDKGLFKINNTLLYIDSGVGTSHYPIRFLNRSQISLIRICNKDK from the coding sequence ATGAAAAAAGTTTTGATTTTATTATTATTTTTCTTTATATATCTATTATTTGAAATTTCAACATTGGCTATAAATAGTGTTGAAATTAAAACAGAAAAAATAAATGGCGAGGTAAAAATACTTCAAATTTCTGATTATCACGATAGTAAATTCCACAGTAAATTTATCATTAATGCTATTAGAAGATCAAAACCGGATATAATTGTAATAACTGGGGATTTAATAGACCAAAGCACCAAAAGTATTGATAGAGTAATGAATTTAATAGATGAAATTGTAGCGATTAATAAAAAGATATATTACGTTCCTGGTAACCATGAATATTACAGCGGGTTAAAAATAAAACTCTTAGGAGAATTGCAAAAAAGAGGCGTCATAGTTTTGATAAATAAGAACACTAAAATATCAGTTGGAATGGAAAATATAAATTTATGTGGAATTGATGATTTTCTTACTGGAAATTATGATATAAAATCAGCACTGTTTAATATAGACAAAAACAATTTTACTATTCTTTTATCGCATTCACCTGATGTGATTATTAAAAACAGAAACATAGATGTTGACCTTATATTAAGTGGCCATACACATGGTGGGCAAATAAGACTTCCTTTAATTGGGGCTTTAGTTGCACCTGGACAGGGATTTTTACCTGAGTATGATAAAGGACTGTTTAAAATAAATAATACTTTATTATATATTGATAGTGGTGTTGGAACAAGTCACTATCCTATAAGATTCCTAAACAGAAGTCAAATAAGTTTAATAAGAATTTGTAATAAAGACAAATGA
- a CDS encoding dicarboxylate/amino acid:cation symporter produces the protein MSILLALIATIISFSIIKFLKNKKLSFSMISLAALILGLLAGAIIKNEQYIFSFIGSAYVNLIKMLVLPLVITSIIASINSLNDANELKRIGLKAVTALLSTTAIATIIGIFIGNIFNLGINSTFVPDESFKAKEIPTLTQVLLDMIPKNPVNEMANGKILPVIVFSILIGVALSFEFAKGNEKVKSVREFFFGLNQVVSRLTKMVLKLTPYGIFGLIASISTEYGIASLTPLFTFILAVYIACLLQIAIVHSSLIAIFAKINPLKFFKKIYPAQVVAFSTQSSFGTLPVTIKSLTEGVKISDKVASFVAPLGATAGMNACGGIYPALVAIFVANMFKVDLSLNHYVLLVASTTLSSIGIAGVPGTASLAATVVLTTLGLPVEGLAILLGIDVIVDMARTMTNVTGAAVSSLIVAASENEFDRQAFENDSVDLSIN, from the coding sequence ATGTCAATTTTACTTGCTTTAATAGCAACAATTATTTCATTTTCAATAATTAAGTTTTTAAAGAATAAAAAATTATCCTTTTCAATGATTTCTCTAGCTGCATTAATTCTTGGACTTCTTGCTGGAGCTATAATTAAAAATGAACAATATATTTTCAGTTTCATAGGCTCAGCCTATGTGAATTTAATTAAAATGCTTGTATTGCCCTTGGTTATTACTTCAATAATAGCAAGCATAAACTCATTAAATGATGCTAATGAATTAAAAAGAATAGGATTAAAGGCCGTTACAGCCCTATTATCCACAACTGCAATTGCAACAATCATTGGGATTTTCATTGGAAATATATTTAACTTAGGTATTAATTCAACATTTGTTCCTGATGAAAGTTTTAAAGCTAAGGAAATTCCAACTTTGACTCAAGTATTATTAGATATGATACCTAAAAACCCAGTAAATGAAATGGCTAATGGGAAGATACTGCCTGTAATTGTTTTCTCAATTCTAATAGGTGTAGCATTGTCCTTTGAGTTTGCAAAAGGAAATGAAAAGGTTAAAAGCGTAAGAGAATTTTTCTTTGGACTAAATCAAGTTGTGTCAAGGCTTACAAAAATGGTTCTAAAATTAACACCTTATGGTATATTTGGACTTATTGCTTCAATTTCAACTGAATATGGTATTGCATCATTAACTCCTTTATTTACCTTTATATTAGCTGTTTATATAGCTTGCTTGTTACAAATTGCAATAGTTCATTCCAGCCTTATTGCAATATTTGCTAAAATAAATCCATTGAAATTTTTCAAGAAAATTTACCCAGCACAGGTTGTCGCATTCTCAACTCAAAGCAGTTTTGGAACGCTACCAGTAACAATTAAATCATTAACCGAAGGTGTTAAGATTTCAGACAAGGTCGCAAGTTTTGTTGCCCCTCTAGGTGCAACTGCTGGTATGAACGCATGCGGAGGTATTTATCCTGCTTTAGTGGCAATATTTGTTGCTAATATGTTCAAGGTTGACCTTTCCCTCAATCACTACGTTTTACTTGTAGCATCAACAACGCTTTCATCAATTGGAATTGCTGGAGTTCCTGGCACAGCTTCACTTGCTGCAACTGTAGTTCTTACAACCTTAGGTCTCCCTGTTGAAGGTCTTGCTATTCTTCTTGGTATAGATGTAATCGTTGATATGGCAAGAACTATGACTAATGTTACAGGTGCAGCCGTATCGTCTCTCATAGTTGCTGCAAGCGAAAATGAATTTGATAGACAAGCATTTGAAAACGATAGTGTTGATTTATCTATAAATTAA
- a CDS encoding cob(I)yrinic acid a,c-diamide adenosyltransferase — MKIYTKKGDKGTTSNVIGMSLSKADIFMELQGGIDEINANVGHLRSIIKDSKIKEANYIDEKLKKIQFILYKTGVDVSSQFRYQHISDEDVKFIEIEIDYMTEKMPILNSFIHYSGSASSTYSHVIRTIIRRVERVFVRVLEGMEYPVDYQFINRLSDYFFTLARYINFLEGIGDEAMNMN, encoded by the coding sequence ATGAAAATTTATACTAAAAAAGGAGATAAGGGAACAACAAGCAACGTAATAGGAATGTCTCTTTCGAAAGCAGACATTTTTATGGAACTTCAAGGGGGAATTGACGAAATTAATGCAAATGTTGGGCATTTGAGAAGTATAATTAAAGATTCCAAAATTAAGGAAGCAAATTATATAGATGAAAAGCTCAAGAAAATACAATTTATATTATATAAAACTGGTGTTGATGTTTCGTCTCAATTTAGATATCAGCATATATCAGATGAAGATGTAAAATTTATTGAAATCGAAATAGATTATATGACAGAAAAGATGCCGATTCTTAATAGCTTTATACATTATAGTGGTTCAGCATCTTCAACATATTCACATGTGATAAGAACGATAATTAGAAGGGTAGAGAGGGTCTTTGTTAGAGTTTTGGAGGGTATGGAATACCCAGTCGATTATCAATTTATAAATAGACTTTCCGATTATTTTTTTACTTTAGCAAGATATATTAATTTTTTAGAAGGAATAGGCGATGAAGCAATGAATATGAACTAG
- the hgcA gene encoding mercury methylation corrinoid protein HgcA: MQTIKKKEPCUVVEKKEFSLNSDDYLNINLIDETTSDKHVRHLFDGDVSINNFKVKRIKTKIETKDKLGTIKVRLDIGRNDYAIPPGLYAIGNPDENSLVLATANYKLTIDSLRKELEGLNLWILVLDTKGINVWCAAGKGTFGTKEMINRINKTHLKELLKSRTIILPQLGASSMIAHIVTKITGFKLIYGPVRAKDIKKFLENNFKATEEMRRVTFNMYERLVLTPIEFVHTLRYYPFVFILLIILNTIIGKSNIGKIINVSFLNSFAYLIAAFIGTIIFPILLPYLPFKMFSSKGSVLGILWSVVFCLASNKFLFSGDVINLLGHSLIMTTIVSYLSMNFTGSTTFTSFSGVQKETTVSVPIMIATSVVGLILVILGIII, translated from the coding sequence ATGCAAACAATAAAGAAGAAGGAACCGTGTTGAGTGGTTGAAAAGAAAGAGTTCAGTTTGAACAGTGATGATTATTTGAATATTAATTTGATTGACGAGACAACTAGCGATAAGCATGTTAGACATCTTTTTGATGGGGATGTTAGCATTAATAATTTTAAAGTAAAAAGGATTAAAACTAAAATTGAGACTAAAGATAAATTAGGAACAATTAAAGTAAGGTTAGATATAGGTAGAAATGATTATGCGATTCCACCAGGATTATACGCTATAGGTAATCCGGATGAAAATTCTCTGGTTTTAGCTACTGCCAATTATAAATTGACTATTGATTCTTTAAGAAAAGAACTAGAAGGGTTGAACCTTTGGATATTAGTTTTAGATACTAAAGGAATTAATGTATGGTGTGCTGCAGGCAAAGGAACATTTGGGACAAAAGAGATGATAAACAGAATAAACAAAACTCATCTTAAGGAATTATTAAAAAGCAGAACAATTATACTTCCACAACTTGGGGCATCGAGCATGATAGCACATATTGTAACTAAAATAACAGGGTTTAAACTTATCTATGGACCTGTCAGGGCTAAAGATATTAAAAAATTTTTAGAAAATAATTTTAAAGCTACTGAAGAAATGAGAAGAGTAACTTTTAATATGTATGAAAGACTAGTACTAACACCTATAGAATTTGTTCATACTTTAAGATATTATCCATTTGTTTTTATTTTATTAATAATTTTGAACACGATTATAGGTAAAAGCAATATAGGTAAAATAATAAATGTTTCTTTTTTAAATAGTTTTGCATACTTGATAGCAGCATTTATTGGAACAATTATTTTCCCCATATTGTTACCTTATTTGCCTTTCAAAATGTTTTCTTCAAAAGGCTCGGTTTTAGGAATACTTTGGTCAGTTGTATTTTGTTTGGCATCAAATAAATTTTTGTTTAGCGGTGATGTTATAAATTTATTAGGTCACTCACTGATTATGACCACAATCGTTAGCTATTTATCGATGAATTTTACCGGCTCGACTACATTTACATCGTTTTCAGGTGTTCAAAAAGAAACGACTGTTTCAGTTCCAATAATGATTGCAACTTCCGTCGTAGGATTAATTTTAGTAATTTTAGGCATAATCATTTGA
- the ispF gene encoding 2-C-methyl-D-erythritol 2,4-cyclodiphosphate synthase codes for MRVGHGYDVHKLVEGRKLILGGVEIPHEKGLLGHSDADVLAHAIMDAILGAAALGDIGKHFPDTDDKFKGADSIKLLEHVGMLINEKKYTISNIDSTIIAQRPKLAPYIEKMRKNIANALNIEEDQVNIKATTEEGLGFTGKGEGIASHAVALIFKANS; via the coding sequence ATGAGAGTAGGTCACGGATACGATGTTCACAAATTAGTAGAAGGAAGAAAACTTATTCTAGGTGGAGTTGAGATACCTCACGAGAAGGGTTTATTAGGACATTCTGATGCTGATGTTCTTGCACATGCGATAATGGATGCAATTTTAGGTGCTGCAGCCTTAGGAGATATTGGCAAGCACTTTCCGGATACAGATGATAAATTTAAAGGAGCAGATAGCATTAAACTTTTAGAACATGTTGGAATGCTTATTAATGAAAAGAAATATACAATATCAAATATAGATTCAACAATCATAGCACAAAGGCCAAAACTTGCACCGTATATTGAAAAAATGAGAAAAAACATTGCAAACGCGCTTAATATTGAGGAAGACCAAGTAAATATTAAGGCAACGACCGAAGAAGGCCTTGGATTTACAGGCAAAGGTGAGGGTATAGCTTCACATGCAGTAGCTTTGATTTTTAAAGCAAACTCTTAA
- the gnd gene encoding phosphogluconate dehydrogenase (NAD(+)-dependent, decarboxylating) has product MEIGIIGLGKMGYNLALNMKDKGHKVVAYNKTPDKTKDAENEGIIGAYNLEELVKKLSKRRVIWLMVPAGEIVDELIEELAPLLDEHDIIIDGGNSYYKDSIRRHALLKSRGIDFLDAGTSGGMEGARYGVCTMIGGDEEVFRFVEPIFRDISVENGYLYTGKAGSGHFVKMIHNGIEYGMMQAIAEGFEILEKSQFDLDFKEVARVWNHGSVIRGWLMELTEKAFEKDPKLDGIKGVMFSSGEGLWTVQEALSLKVPAPVITESLYMRYRSEMEDTFSGKVVAALRNEFGGHKVVKK; this is encoded by the coding sequence ATGGAAATTGGTATCATTGGACTTGGAAAAATGGGGTATAATCTAGCACTAAATATGAAAGACAAGGGGCATAAGGTTGTGGCATATAATAAAACTCCGGACAAAACAAAAGATGCTGAAAATGAAGGAATAATTGGAGCATATAATCTTGAGGAACTTGTCAAAAAATTAAGTAAAAGAAGAGTAATTTGGCTTATGGTTCCAGCTGGGGAGATAGTAGATGAGCTTATTGAAGAACTAGCGCCACTTTTAGACGAACATGATATTATAATAGACGGTGGAAATTCATACTATAAGGATAGCATAAGAAGACATGCATTGTTAAAGAGTAGAGGTATTGATTTTCTTGATGCAGGAACAAGCGGTGGAATGGAAGGAGCAAGATATGGGGTCTGCACTATGATTGGCGGTGATGAAGAAGTATTTAGGTTTGTTGAGCCAATATTTAGGGATATTAGTGTGGAAAATGGTTATTTATATACTGGTAAAGCAGGTTCTGGTCATTTTGTTAAAATGATACATAATGGAATTGAATATGGAATGATGCAGGCCATAGCAGAGGGGTTTGAAATACTTGAAAAAAGCCAATTTGATTTGGATTTTAAGGAAGTTGCAAGGGTTTGGAACCATGGCTCTGTTATCAGAGGGTGGTTAATGGAATTGACAGAGAAGGCCTTTGAAAAGGACCCAAAACTTGATGGTATAAAGGGTGTAATGTTTTCGTCAGGTGAAGGTCTATGGACTGTTCAGGAAGCTCTTAGTTTAAAGGTTCCTGCGCCTGTTATAACTGAATCATTATATATGCGCTATCGTTCAGAAATGGAAGATACTTTCTCTGGAAAAGTTGTTGCAGCATTAAGAAATGAATTTGGAGGACATAAGGTAGTTAAGAAATAA